From the genome of Castor canadensis chromosome 4, mCasCan1.hap1v2, whole genome shotgun sequence, one region includes:
- the LOC109677534 gene encoding endogenous retrovirus group FC1 Env polyprotein-like, with amino-acid sequence MGKVERDNGLIKQQLTKLSLELRLSWIDLLPLTRSYCKEGAKWAEEYGGCPYWQCKIHWIIKKAVSSPGNKLEVYYDDSKFHLNIPDPWHDRWVTRVIAKGYAHGASSCLSTTFKIWREYERVVPVIFGVLEDQAKAIKEAENSLQNKTQRDPISWLSLVQEGANLLNRSGLDNVTKCFLCATLSRPPLIAVPLPGPFPSNESASMPLLTLLAGALSYRDPLSQQLPFCYSDPGKICNTTNSTILGSLWAPPGGFFWCNGTLSKNLTQQALTSQLCLPVSMVPQLTMYERGEFFHLIHLTSGAQPSPQHKTRMAVFLPVLVGKSLAASVAATSLSPGALAHSVIQAQRLSQPMLTGFEDSAASLASLQRQITSLAQVALQNHCALDLLTADTGGTCLFLWEECCYYINESGLVETCVQSLHRLSNEMCHYNAASTGTPGWWNPTLFNILTPLIGPLVIICLFLLLAPFFFRFFQDHLHQLMQQLPLATPAAGNHRPLPSSSYGCHGSSCRW; translated from the exons ATGGGTAAGGTTGAACGGGACAATGGCCTGATCAAACAGCAGCTCACCAAGCTATCCCTGGAGCTCCGGCTCTCCTGGATTGACCTGCTGCCCCTG ACCAGATCATACTGTAAAGAAGGGGCTAAATGGGCTGAGGAATACGGAGGTTGCCCATACTGGCAGTGCAAAATTCATTGGATTATAAAGAAAGCTGTGTCTTCCCCAGGCAACAAGCTAGAGGTCTACTATGATGACTCCAAATTCCACCTCAACATTCCTGACCCCTGGCATGATAGATGGGTGACCAGGGTAATAGCCAAGGGATATGCACATGGGGCCTCCTCATGCCTGTCAACAACCTTCAAGATCTGGAGGGAGTATGAGCGAGTGGTCCCTGTGATCTTTGGAGTACTAGAGGATCAGGCAAAGGCCATCAAGGAGGCAGAAAACAGCCTTCAGAACAAAACCCAGAGGGACCCTATTTCCTGGCTGTCCCTGGTGCAGGAAGGTGCCAACTTGTTAAATAGGTCAGGTCTGGACAATGTAACTAAATGCTTCCTCTGTGCCACCTTGTCCAGGCCCCCACTCATAGCTGTTCCCTTACCTGGGCCATTCCCATCAAACGAGTCAGCCTCCATGCCTCTGCTCACCCTGCTTGCAGGAGCCCTTTCATATCGAGATCCTCTATCCCAACAGTTACCCTTCTGCTACTCTGATCCTGGCAAAATATGCAACACCACTAATTCTACCATATTGGGCTCCCTCTGGGCCCCTCCAGGAGGCTTCTTTTGGTGTAATGGCACACTTTCAAAAAACCTCACCCAACAGGCCCTAACTTCCCAGCTCTGTTTACCTGTATCTATGGTTCCCCAGCTTACCATGTATGAAAGAGGAGAATTCTTTCATCTCATACACCTTACATCAGGAGCCCAGCCCTCACCTCAACATAAGACTAGGATGGCTGTCTTCCTGCCTGTCCTTGTGGGCAAATCTTTGGCAGCCTCAGTGGCAGCTACCAGTCTCAGCCCTGGTGCCCTGGCTCACTCAGTAATTCAGGCCCAAAGGCTCTCTCAACCAATGCTGACAGGCTTTGAAGACTCAGCAGCATCCCTTGCCTCTCTTCAAAGACAGATAACTTCCCTAGCTCAGGTAGCTCTACAGAACCACTGCGCGTTGGACCTACTCACAGCGGACACAGGGGGAACTTGCCTCTTTCTTTGGGAAGAATGCTGCTACTATATTAATGAGTCAGGCCTGGTGGAAACTTGTGTCCAGTCTCTTCACAGGCTCAGCAATGAGATGTGCCACTACAATGCTGCCTCGACTGGCACTCCTGGCTGGTGGAATCCAACCCTGTTTAACATTCTCACCCCACTGATAGGTCCCCTGGTGATCATTTGCCTCTTTCTGCTCCTGGCACCCTTTTTCTTTCGATTTTTCCAAGACCACCTCCACCAGTTAATGCAG CAACTCCCGCTGGCAACTCCTGCCGCGGGCAATCACcgtcctctcccctcctcctcctatgGTTGCCACGGCAGCTCCTGCAGGTGGTAG